GGTCAGGATCATCCAGCCCTTCGATTTCTGCCATTGTGGAACGACGTATTGTTCGCCTGGGGCAACACGTTTCTTTCCTCCCTTCATCTTGATGGCAAAAGGACCATACTCGTCAACCGAGAAGAATGCTTCGTCTGGTTTCAGAACCGACAGAATCTTGGTGATCGCCTCTACCTTGGCTTTGTAGTCGGGGTCATTGCTTGTTAAGACAATTCGAGCATGACGCCATTTGAAACCGGACTCTTTGATGATCGTGCGAATGGATTCAGCGCCCGCAGGATGCTCGCCTTGAGACAAAACCTTTTGCAGGTCGGCAATCGTCCACGTCGTGCGATTCACGCCATGTGCGGAGGGTGGGGAATGCAATAGTGCAAAGACAGCACTCTTTACAGCCTCATCGTTCGATTGCTTATCGCTCCTCGGTTTCCTCGTGAAGAGATTCTGAGTGCCGGTCTCCCGATACGTTCTCCAGTATCGGAAAAGCGAGCCGGTAGAGATTTGGAGGAACGAGCATATCTGATCGCAGTTGATTCCACGGATGTAGCTCATCACGGCGACTGCCCGATTTCGAGTAGAGAGTTTGCCTCTCGTTGCTGCCGTTAGGAAGACTTCCAAGATGGGCAGGGGAATATCGGGAAGTTCGTAGGCCAGAATATTGAGAGGTATCGTGCCTTGCTGTACGTTTCGCATCCATGCAAAGGCTTGGTCCTCCGGTTCGTGGCTCCGTTGAGGACGACGGGACTGACAAAATATCGCGGTGGAGGAGCGCGGAGAAATTGTTTGTCTTATCTCGCATGGCTCCAACAGGACAGTAGGCATAGGGCTCTGCACTTCTAGCGTTCTATAAGAAATGGCAGAATTTTCCCCATGCTCCGCCGAAGCTGCAATAGGGGTTTCCGGCTCACTCTTCTTGGGACGGGTAGGTAGCTTGGCTTCGGGCGTTGCAGGATTGCGGGCCTGACGCACATATTCTTGAACGACATTATAGCAGCCTGTGTATCCGTGCTCCTCGCGGAGTTTTTTGAAGATTTGCATTGCGGATGTTCGCACTCTCTTTGGCAGAGGCGCGTCCTCCCTGACGATCTGGTCGATTACTTCAACCCAAGGCCTCAATGTAGGGCGGACGTTGTGGCTTATCTTCTCGGTCGGCGGTGGGGGCAACTGCTCCGCAAGTTTCTTTACGGCTTCAACGGAAAGAGTGATGTGCAACGCGGTGGGTCTTTGTGGAGCCGTCATACTTACAAGCCGCTGACGAATGTTGAACCGTCGCCCAATGATTCTCCGCATTTGGCACCTCTCAACTTTTGGATT
This is a stretch of genomic DNA from Granulicella sp. WH15. It encodes these proteins:
- a CDS encoding IS630 family transposase, whose product is MTAPQRPTALHITLSVEAVKKLAEQLPPPPTEKISHNVRPTLRPWVEVIDQIVREDAPLPKRVRTSAMQIFKKLREEHGYTGCYNVVQEYVRQARNPATPEAKLPTRPKKSEPETPIAASAEHGENSAISYRTLEVQSPMPTVLLEPCEIRQTISPRSSTAIFCQSRRPQRSHEPEDQAFAWMRNVQQGTIPLNILAYELPDIPLPILEVFLTAATRGKLSTRNRAVAVMSYIRGINCDQICSFLQISTGSLFRYWRTYRETGTQNLFTRKPRSDKQSNDEAVKSAVFALLHSPPSAHGVNRTTWTIADLQKVLSQGEHPAGAESIRTIIKESGFKWRHARIVLTSNDPDYKAKVEAITKILSVLKPDEAFFSVDEYGPFAIKMKGGKKRVAPGEQYVVPQWQKSKGWMILTAALELSRNQVTHFYSRKKNTAEMIKMADTLRNQYRNCSTIYLSWDAASWHVSKDLVTHLEKINQRAIAEGCPIVKTAPLPAGAQFLNVIESVFSGMARAIIHNSDYPSAEAAREAIDRYFLDRNKHFSEHPEKAGKKIWGMERVPSAFAEGQNCKDPMYQYL